CCAGCTCATTCAGAGGTTTGCCGCAGGAGTCGCCTCACCTGGAACGCGACGATGGCCATGTTGGCGTAGAGGAGAGGCCCTCCGTTAAGGTTGTTCAAAATGTTGGTCTTGACGGTGTCGCCGTAGAGCGTGAAGGCCACAATACTCACGCTTCCGAATGCAGTTGCTGCAACTGATGCGGAAGACAAAGGTGATTAAGAACTGAGGGAGGAAATCGTAgaagtaaaaaatattttgtttaattaaaatgaaacgagTGGTAAGCAGATGTGCCATGGTCCATAGAGGCTACAATTCTTACATTAAACGTTATAGATAGCCATTTTAAAGTTACTCAAAAAGTAACTAATAACACATTTCAAAATTAGATGTGAATTTGGAAGGTAAACCCCAAGTACATTTGCTTGCTAAAAGAAAGCGGAGGGAGACAGGGCCAACATTAAAAACTAAAGGTGTATAGACAACGAATGTACAATTTTGCTATAGAAAGAAAACATTTGATGCAAGAAACTGAATTACTAAAGTTTACTTGTGAAAACTTTAATAACATCAAATCAGCTTGGGCTTTGGTGAAACGAGTGCAAGTGGTTGGAAACGGAGAAACACTGCTAATACCTATGAAGGCCACAATGACAGCGACAGGCAGGCGGCTCTTCTCTCTCATGTCATTCTGAACAGTCAAAATCATAGGGTGAATATCAAACTGTGGGAGGAAAGACAAGAGTTAGAGAAGAGGGTGACAGTGaattgtatctatacatataattcaGTGAACAAGATGGGGCGTATTAATGACACGGGAGAAAGTGACCTGGGTTGACACGTGTTCACCTGGAAAGCCACAGCGCCGAAGCAATATGCTATTGCCGTCCACGAAGGAGTGGAGTCTGGTGCCGAGGGCGCGGTCGCAGGGGCGTCTAACGTCAGGCTGATGAGTGTGAGGAGGCTGACGACGACTACGGATCCTGCGCCCAGCCAAGTGACCAGACTGTGCATGCAGCAATCACTTAACATATGCCTACTGTGAATTCAACAAGTATATGACAAAGCAACTGTGACAGCACTGACCTTTAGAACTGAATAAAAGGGCGAATACAACGGCTACCTGAAGCCGCGAGAGACCGCGACTTACCCAAGGTCCTTTGGGGTCCCATACCACAATAGAGGCGTTAGAAAGAACGTGGTGATCAGAAGCCAGTAGCAGAAGGAGAAATCTAGACCTGCTAGACGAGCGACTAACGACTGGAGTGTCTCAGCAGCTACAAAATACAAGAACTAAAAGTCAGCCTGGAAATGCTTCTCGTCGGATATCACATTGTTATGAAAGAATGATTCAATCATACTCGTGCTGGTGTCTCAACCTCATGATCTCTATAATCTCTTCGTTAATTTAACAGCAAATTGCAGCCTTCCAGCCCTGATCTCTAGAAGGCACGTACCCAGAAGCATGAAGGGAACAGCGGCACCAAAAAGAGCGACGTCCAGGATGCAGCTAACGATCTTCCTCAAGATGGGTCCTCCGGCCTTTTCCGCAAGAGCCGGGTACGGGTACCTGGGGAAGGGAAGTAAGAGGCACTGAGAACAGTAATAGTAAAGTGGCATTGGTAGCAGCCATGTTGGTGGTAGGCTAGCAACAGTCATGACAATGAAGGAAAGAAGTGTTGATGGaaatcaaatttatatattttcaatttatatattaatcaatataaTGCAGATGGAACCCTTCTGACTGCTTGTATCAAAACAAGAATATTCATTAACATCTTTCCTGTTATTGGGTTTAACAGTTATGCTGAATGTTTCGGAAACCTTATCACGCCCATTTAATATGAAATTCAGAATGTGCACACCAGAATCGCAATTTTTACTGCAGATACCATCAAGCATGAATGTAATGGTTACAGCTTTAATTTATTGGTTAGAATAGCTGACCTGCGCTGTGCTGCAGCTTCCCTCGGCCAGAACACTTCAAGCAACAGCCAGCTCCGCCCCAAGAGAGTCGCGGTGTACGCCTCCGTCAGCAGCAGCAAACCCGCTATGAGGAATCCAGGCCAGCCTAAGAGAGACCCAGGTGTCCTGATTATTGAGTGGCCGGTCATGGCGCTCGTGATAAGTTAAAAGCATGTGGATTCAAGAAAGGTGAAATTACTATGGATGTGAACGAAATAATAGTAAGGACTTACCACAATACACAATCGCACCGGGAAGTGCCACGACAGGCATGACACCGAAGACACCCACAACGTAACAGATGGCGGTGAAGAGGCTGATGCCCTTGGGAGGCTCAGGGAGCTGTGGGAACATCAGGAATGTATGCGTTGATTTAAGGATGCGTATGGGTCACACAAtgacacatctgtctatctgtgtgtgtgtgtgtgtgtgtgtgtgtgtgtgtgtgtgtgtgtgtgtgtgtttgtgtgtgtgtgtgtgtgtgtgtgtgtgtgtgtgtttgtgtgtgtgtgtgtgtgtgtgtttgtgtgtgtgtgtgtgtgtgtgtgtgtgtgtgtgtgtgtgtgtttgtgtgtgtgtgtgtgtgtttgtgtgtgtgtgtgtgtgtgtgtgtgtgtgtgtgtgtgtgtgtgtgtgtgtgtgtgtgtgtgtgtgtgtgtgtgtgtgtgtgtgtgtgtgtgtgtgtgtgtgtgtgtgtgtgtgtgtgtgtgtgtgtgtgtgtgtgtgtgtgtttgtgtgtgtgtgtgtgtgtgtgtgtgtttgtgtgtgtgtgtgtgtgtgtgtgtgtgtgtgtgtgtgtgtgtgtgtgtgtgtgtgtgtgtgtgtgtgtgcgtgcgtgcgtgcgtgcgtgcgtctgtgtgctcGCGCACATAATTCCATAACTGACCTTTGATAAGTGATGCGAGCTCTCCTGGGCCTCGAAGAAGCTCCGCCGAGGCGTGGGCGGAGTCTCCAGGATCCTGGGCGTACCACCATAGCCCAGAAGGGCTGTTGTCTCTTGGGCGCTCATTCTGACCCTAAGGTCTCACTCGGCGACGAATGGGTGCGTGTCGCCAAGGATGACTAAGTGTGCGTTTCAAGAGAAGACGTCAAACAGCTGAGCCAAAGCGACgggtctcccttcctctcggtcAATGGTGCACGACAAGCAATCTGGTAGGCTGAAGGAGTGACAGGTGTgggttatttctttccttttcttgtcacGTCATCCTGTCCATCGTCagtctgatgaaaaaaaaaaaaaaaaaacgaaaataaaataataaaggagaACAAGACACGCAGGCAAACATTACTGGGTGATTTCAGGCCACCCGCATGCGCACATTACAATTTTTTTGTGACCGTGGTACTACAGAAATTAACACGACTTGGTATGCAGTGAGTCAGTGAGTTTCTTCCTGTCTACAAATTGTAATTATGCTATCAGAATGGTTGGACTGATTGATAaggaaggtagacagacaaagagatagataggtagatagatatagagatagaaaggtagatagatatagatagataaatagatagacatagagatagaaaggtagatatatatagatagataaatagatagatatagagatacttatagagatagacagatagataaatagatagatacatacacagacagacagagagatagaaagatagagaaagagaaggagagagatagagagagagagagatagagagagtgagaaggcaaGTATCCATTCACAGTTCTTAGTCAGCATAAGTATAGTAGTCGCTCAAATGGTGACGTCTGTGTAATGTACTAGTGGAGGACTTATCCTCTCTGACTTGTAAGGGACTGGTGTttagtactcttgaagtgaagtggagttgagttaaagttgtcgctgcacacacacacacacacacacacaccaacacacacacaaacacacgcgcgcatatatatatatatatatatatatatatatatatata
The genomic region above belongs to Penaeus chinensis breed Huanghai No. 1 chromosome 20, ASM1920278v2, whole genome shotgun sequence and contains:
- the LOC125035994 gene encoding amino acid transporter AVT1B-like, producing MSAQETTALLGYGGTPRILETPPTPRRSFFEAQESSHHLSKLPEPPKGISLFTAICYVVGVFGVMPVVALPGAIVYCGWPGFLIAGLLLLTEAYTATLLGRSWLLLEVFWPREAAAQRRYPYPALAEKAGGPILRKIVSCILDVALFGAAVPFMLLAAETLQSLVARLAGLDFSFCYWLLITTFFLTPLLWYGTPKDLGLVTWLGAGSVVVVSLLTLISLTLDAPATAPSAPDSTPSWTAIAYCFGAVAFQFDIHPMILTVQNDMREKSRLPVAVIVAFIVAATAFGSVSIVAFTLYGDTVKTNILNNLNGGPLLYANMAIVAFQMLLCLVLGINTLFQDLENTLQIPDSFGWRRICLRTLVMLAILFVCESIPHFGVAIELVGGFLVTPFIFIFPPIFHILIKKKASGRVDVKDLVLASNVVTIGLIGSYAATSESFIQVFQLTDFAPPCYINLTAATSSVRQESSGFQKQD